The Intestinibaculum porci DNA window ATTAATAAGATCTTGACCATCGAATCTAGCGGGATCGCTTTAGCGGTGATGACAGCCCGTTATTTTCATGACTGTCCGGTGGTCTTTGTGAAAAAAGCCAATTCTAAAATTATGGATCCTCATGCTTATAAGGCGAAGGTCCATTCCTTTACGAAAAATAATGATTATACCGCGCAGTGTGCGAAAGCTTATTTAGGACCAGAAGATCATATTTTAATCATCGATGATTTCCTCGCTAACGGGGCAGCTGTCGGCGGGATGTTAGAAATTTGTAAGCAGGCGCAGGCGCATGTTGAAGGCGTGGGGATCGTCATTGAAAAAGGTTTCCAGGAAGGACATGATAAGATTGTCAGTCAAGGGATCCATTTGGAATCATTAGCGATTATTGATCATTTTGAAAATGGTCAGGTTGTTTTTAAATAAATAGAAAGGATCATACCATGTATCTGAAAAGAGTTGAATTACATGGGTTTAAATCATTTGCGGACAAAAGCGTCATTGAATTTACCCCTGGCGTTACGGGGATCGTTGGCCCAAACGGCTGTGGAAAATCCAATATTACCGATGCCATTCGCTGGGTATTAGGTGAAAAGAGTGCCAAAGCGCTGCGTGGGGATAACATGAGTGATGTTATCTTTTCCGGAAGCGAGGATCGTAAAGCTCAGAATTTAGCGGAAGTGACCCTCGTTTTTGATAATGAGGATCATTATCTTGATTATGATGCCAATGAAGTGGAAATCACCAGACGTCTTTATCGTATCAATAATGAAGCGGAGTATTATATCAACAGACAGCCTTGTCGTTTAAAAGATATTACGACACTCATTATGGATACGGGTTTAGGAAAAGATACACTCTCCATTATTTCGCAGAATAATATCAATGATTTTGTGGCGCAAAAACCCGAAGAACGCCGTCCGCTTTTTGAAGAAGCGGCGGGGGTCGCAAAATATAAAGCTCGGAAACGAGAATCGGTTGCCAAGTTAGAAAGGACCACCAATAATCTTGAACGTGTCGATGATATCGTTGTGGAGTTAGAAAAACAGGTGGGACCATTAAAACGTCAGAAGGAGAAAGCGGAAACCTATTTGGCTTATCAGAAACAGCTCGAAGAAGTGGAAGTTTCTGTCTTAGTCAAGGTGATTGAAAATCTTTCGACGCAGTTAAAAACTTTAGATGACCAGATCAAAACAAGCGATCAGGAGAAAACAGTCAATGATGGCAATATCCTGATCAAAGAAAATCAGAGTGAAGAACTTTCTAAAAAGATGTTTCACTTAGATCAGGATGTGAATAATTTACAAAATGAGTTATTCACGGTCATGAAAAATGTCAGTGACTTAGAAGCCCAGAAAGCGACGATCGATGCTTCGCGTAAACAGGCGGCATCTTCAAATAATCAGGAAGATCTGAAAGCGAAGATCGCTTCGCTCAAAGGAATCTTAAAAGATGCCCTGCGGGAATATAATGATCGCGTGGAACGGTATCAGGAAGTGAAGGCGGAAAAAGAGCAGCTCTCTGCTCAGCAAAGTCAAAATGCGCAGGCTCAGGAAGTGTTACGTCATGAAATTGAGAATCTGAACTTTGAAATCCATAAAAAGCGCAGTGAGAAAACGCAGTTAGTCGATCAAATTGAAAATAAATCCAATTATGGTTATGGGGTTCGTTCCATTTTAAAAGCGAAGGATTCCTTAAGCGGGATCTTAGGAACAGTCAGTGATTTACTGACGGCGCAAAAAGGCTATGAAATGGCTTTAGCGACAGCCCTTGGCGGCAGTGTTCAAAATATTGTGACAGCTAGTGAAGATGATGCGAAAAGGGCGATTGCCTTTTTGCGTAAAAATCATGCCGGCCGGGCGACCTTTATGCCATTAGAAAAAATGCAGCCAAGAAAAGTGCGGGAAGATCATGCTCTCATTTGTGAGCAGGCGGCAGGCTGTTTAGGCTTAATGAGTCGCTTTGTCAGCTATGATGAGAAAATCACTCCGATTGTGGAAAATTTATTAGGCAATATTATTCTTGCCGATAACCTCGATCATGCGTCGCAGTTATCATCGCTGCTTTATGCGCGTTATCGGATTGTCACCTTAGAAGGTGACGTCGTGAATGTTGGCGGTTCTTTAACGGGTGGGAGCATGAGTAAGAAAAATAATGCCTTTGCCCAGAAAGAAGCGCTTGAACGTTTAGAAAAAGCGATCAAAAAGGATGAGAAAGCGTATAATGAAAAACGCATAGCCTTAAATCACGCAGAAAATGAGGGCAGAGAATTGTCTTCACTCTTTATGCAAAAACAGATGAGTTTTGCCAAGCTGGAAGTCGTTGTCACGAACAAGAAGAATGAGCTAACAATGGCAAAATCAGATTATGAAGCCGCGGCGAAAGATCATGAAGATCTCGTCGATGATGTGGTTGAGGATCACAGTCTGCTTGATGAATTGAATGCGCAAAAGAAACGGCGTGATGAACTGAGTGAAGAAATTCAGGCGAAACGTACGCTTAGAATGTCTTATGTCAATGAGAAAGAAGCTTTAGAAAATGAATTGAAGACGATGCGCAGCGACAATCGTCGTTATGAAAAAGCGTTAACGGAAAATAAGATTGCGAAAACGAAACATGAAACAGAAATTCAGAACTATCTGATGCGTCTTAATGATACGTATATGATGACTTTTGAACATGCGAAAACGTTAGCGGATCCAGACATTGATTTAGACGCTTCGACAAGACAAGTCAAAGAGCTGCGTAACCGTATCGCTTCCTTAGGAAGTGTGAATACGGAAGCGATCGCCCAGTATGAAGAAGTGTCTGCGCGTTATGAAGAACTGACGAAAAATCGCCAGGAGTTAAAAGCGGCGCAGGATAAGTTATTAACGGCTATTGAGGACATGGATCATATTATGGTGGATCGTTTTACGAAAACGTTTGAAGCTATTAATAAAGAATTCAATAATGTCTTCAGAACGCTTTTTGGCGGCGGGCATGCGGCGCTGCATTATACCAATCCAGATGATATTTTAGAAACTGGTATTGATATTGAAGCGCAGCCGCCAGGGAAAGCCGCCAAGCTGCACTCGTTCTCGGGGGGCGAAAATGCCTTGATCGCTTTAAGCTGTTTATTTGCGATTATCAGCGTACGCCCAGTACCGCTTTGTATTCTTGATGAGGTGGAAGCCGCTTTAGATATGGCGAACGTCGAACGTTTTGCAAAATACCTGCAGACTTTTGCCGATCGCACACAGTTTATTGTCGTCACCCACCGTGAGGGAACGATGGCCCACTGTGATTTGCTTTATGGGGCGACCATGCAGCAAAAAGGGGTCACGAAGTTAGTCAGTGTACAATTAAAAGAAGCGCAGCAAATGGCTTCTTAGGAGGAATATATGGGACTATTTAATAAAATTAAAGAGACTTTTATTGGGAAGTCGACCAAACAAAATGAAAAATATGTAGCGGGATTAGATAAATCTTCGACGTCTTTTTCGGAAAAGATTAACTCTTTAGCGGCCCGTTATCGTGAAATCAACGATGATTATTTTGATGAATTAGAAAATATCCTGATTATGAGCGATGTCGGGGTCAATATGGTGATGACGATCGTTGATGAAATCAAAAAAGAAGTTCGTCTGGAAAATATCAAAGATCCTCGTCAGATCAATGATATTATCATTGATAAGATGTTTGTCATTTATGCTAATGATTCGATTATGACCACGAAAATTAACTATGCAAAAGAAGGCTTAACAGTTATTTTAATGGTCGGCGTCAATGGCGCCGGCAAAACGACGACCATTGCGAAATTAGCGAATAAAATGAAAAAAGAAGGCCGTTCGGTGATGTTAGCGGCTGGGGATACTTTCCGTGCCGGGGCGATTGATCAGTTAGATGTCTGGGCGAAACGTTTGGATATTCCTTGCGTCAAAGGCAAGGAAGGCGGCGATCCGTCAAGTGTTATTTACGATGGTGTCAAACAGGCTAAAGAAGCAGGGGTTGATGTGCTGATTTGTGATACCGCTGGCCGTCTGCAAAATAAAACCGGATTAATGCGTGAATTAGAGAAAATGAACCGCATTATTAAAAAATATGTGCCTGATGGACCTCAGGAAACACTTTTAGTTATTGATGCGACAACGGGTCAAAATGGTGTGAATCAGGCTGTGGAATTTTCTAAGATCACGGATATCACTGGCATTGTCTTAACGAAAATGGATGGTACGGCGAAAGGCGGGATCGTCTTATCAATTAAAGATATGCTCAATATTCCGGTGAAATTTATTGGTTTAGGTGAGAAAATGGATGATCTGCAGGAATTTGATTTGGAAAACTATATTTATGGCTTATGCCATGACTTAATGGGGGACTAATATGGAAGACGATATTCTCGAAAAGAAAGAGCATGTCATCTTACTGATGGACCTCTATAAAGATTTATTAACGGATAAACAAAAGGAATATCTGACCCTTTATTATGAGGAAGATCTCTCATTATCGGAAATTGCGAACGATTTAGGGGTGTCACGCAACGCTATTTATGATAATATTAAACGCGCAGTGAAGTCCTTAGAGAAGTACGAAAGTAAACTCAAGCTGTTAGAAAAGCATAAACAGCGTCTTGCACTGATTAAAAAGATTGAAAAAGAAAACCAGAGAGATACCAAAGATATTGAAGATTATCTGGAAATGTTGAAGGAATTATAAGAAAAAAAGAAATAAAGCAGGGGGAATACCATGGCATTTGAATCATTGTCAGAAAGACTCCAAGGGACCTTAAAGAAGGTTACCGGGCAGTCGCAATTAACCGAACAAAACATGGAGGAGATGCTGCGAGAGATTCGTCTCGCCTTACTCGAAGCCGATGTTAACTATGAAGTGGTCAAAGACTTCATCGCGAAAACGAAAGAAAAAGCTTTAGGGGCTGATGTCCTTGGCTCATTAAAACCAGGACAGGTGGTTGTCAAAATCGTCCATGATGAATTAGTAGAATTGTTAGGAACGGATGTATCAACAGTTGACTTCTCAAAGAAACCAACCATTATTATGATGGTCGGTTTACAGGG harbors:
- the ftsY gene encoding signal recognition particle-docking protein FtsY, which codes for MGLFNKIKETFIGKSTKQNEKYVAGLDKSSTSFSEKINSLAARYREINDDYFDELENILIMSDVGVNMVMTIVDEIKKEVRLENIKDPRQINDIIIDKMFVIYANDSIMTTKINYAKEGLTVILMVGVNGAGKTTTIAKLANKMKKEGRSVMLAAGDTFRAGAIDQLDVWAKRLDIPCVKGKEGGDPSSVIYDGVKQAKEAGVDVLICDTAGRLQNKTGLMRELEKMNRIIKKYVPDGPQETLLVIDATTGQNGVNQAVEFSKITDITGIVLTKMDGTAKGGIVLSIKDMLNIPVKFIGLGEKMDDLQEFDLENYIYGLCHDLMGD
- a CDS encoding xanthine phosphoribosyltransferase; protein product: MKVLKERILRDGRVIMPDILKVDSFLNHQIDVALFDEIGKEFARRFQKERINKILTIESSGIALAVMTARYFHDCPVVFVKKANSKIMDPHAYKAKVHSFTKNNDYTAQCAKAYLGPEDHILIIDDFLANGAAVGGMLEICKQAQAHVEGVGIVIEKGFQEGHDKIVSQGIHLESLAIIDHFENGQVVFK
- a CDS encoding AAA family ATPase; translation: MYLKRVELHGFKSFADKSVIEFTPGVTGIVGPNGCGKSNITDAIRWVLGEKSAKALRGDNMSDVIFSGSEDRKAQNLAEVTLVFDNEDHYLDYDANEVEITRRLYRINNEAEYYINRQPCRLKDITTLIMDTGLGKDTLSIISQNNINDFVAQKPEERRPLFEEAAGVAKYKARKRESVAKLERTTNNLERVDDIVVELEKQVGPLKRQKEKAETYLAYQKQLEEVEVSVLVKVIENLSTQLKTLDDQIKTSDQEKTVNDGNILIKENQSEELSKKMFHLDQDVNNLQNELFTVMKNVSDLEAQKATIDASRKQAASSNNQEDLKAKIASLKGILKDALREYNDRVERYQEVKAEKEQLSAQQSQNAQAQEVLRHEIENLNFEIHKKRSEKTQLVDQIENKSNYGYGVRSILKAKDSLSGILGTVSDLLTAQKGYEMALATALGGSVQNIVTASEDDAKRAIAFLRKNHAGRATFMPLEKMQPRKVREDHALICEQAAGCLGLMSRFVSYDEKITPIVENLLGNIILADNLDHASQLSSLLYARYRIVTLEGDVVNVGGSLTGGSMSKKNNAFAQKEALERLEKAIKKDEKAYNEKRIALNHAENEGRELSSLFMQKQMSFAKLEVVVTNKKNELTMAKSDYEAAAKDHEDLVDDVVEDHSLLDELNAQKKRRDELSEEIQAKRTLRMSYVNEKEALENELKTMRSDNRRYEKALTENKIAKTKHETEIQNYLMRLNDTYMMTFEHAKTLADPDIDLDASTRQVKELRNRIASLGSVNTEAIAQYEEVSARYEELTKNRQELKAAQDKLLTAIEDMDHIMVDRFTKTFEAINKEFNNVFRTLFGGGHAALHYTNPDDILETGIDIEAQPPGKAAKLHSFSGGENALIALSCLFAIISVRPVPLCILDEVEAALDMANVERFAKYLQTFADRTQFIVVTHREGTMAHCDLLYGATMQQKGVTKLVSVQLKEAQQMAS
- the ylxM gene encoding YlxM family DNA-binding protein, giving the protein MEDDILEKKEHVILLMDLYKDLLTDKQKEYLTLYYEEDLSLSEIANDLGVSRNAIYDNIKRAVKSLEKYESKLKLLEKHKQRLALIKKIEKENQRDTKDIEDYLEMLKEL